One part of the Sphingopyxis sp. TUF1 genome encodes these proteins:
- a CDS encoding Leu/Phe/Val dehydrogenase — protein MVVRLARLAPPLECVRLYDLEAGLDGFIAIHSTALGPGAGGCRLWSYPDASHALADAVRLAEGMSYKNALAGLPLGGAKAVLRRPEGEWDRVALFRAFGRAVEELGGIYVTAEDVGTNVEDMQEVAQTSRHVAGLPSTEGRAGGDPSPWTAKGVFDAMAVAAEFALGRGLDGLTVAVQGTGNVGADLCRRLADAGARLMIADVNPVRRDRLKAVLGAEVVDVSEIATVEADIFAPCALGGVLDRHTVAGMKAKLVCGAANNQLASPDVAALLLDRGIVYAPDYVVNAGGIINVSAEYLGEDVRDVELRVAEIGPRVGALLERAARERRSPAFVADEMAEEVIAGAQRAAA, from the coding sequence ATGGTCGTCCGTCTTGCCCGCCTGGCCCCGCCGCTCGAATGCGTGCGCCTCTATGATCTCGAAGCCGGCCTCGACGGATTCATCGCGATTCACTCGACCGCGCTTGGGCCGGGGGCGGGTGGCTGTCGCCTGTGGTCTTACCCCGACGCCAGCCACGCGCTCGCCGACGCGGTGCGGCTCGCCGAGGGGATGAGCTACAAGAACGCGCTTGCCGGACTGCCGCTCGGCGGCGCGAAGGCGGTGCTGCGGCGGCCCGAGGGTGAATGGGACCGCGTGGCGCTGTTCCGTGCCTTCGGCCGCGCGGTCGAGGAACTGGGCGGGATTTACGTCACTGCCGAAGACGTCGGGACGAATGTCGAGGACATGCAGGAAGTCGCGCAAACGTCGCGCCACGTCGCCGGCCTGCCCTCGACCGAGGGGCGTGCGGGCGGAGATCCGTCACCATGGACTGCCAAGGGCGTGTTCGATGCGATGGCGGTCGCGGCCGAGTTTGCGCTGGGCCGGGGGCTCGACGGCCTGACCGTCGCGGTGCAGGGCACGGGCAATGTCGGCGCCGACCTGTGTCGCCGTCTGGCCGATGCCGGTGCGCGGCTGATGATCGCCGATGTCAATCCGGTACGCCGCGACCGTTTGAAAGCCGTGCTAGGCGCAGAAGTTGTCGACGTGTCCGAAATCGCCACAGTGGAAGCCGACATCTTCGCGCCCTGTGCGCTCGGCGGCGTACTCGACCGTCACACGGTCGCGGGCATGAAGGCAAAGCTCGTCTGCGGCGCGGCGAACAACCAGCTTGCCAGCCCCGACGTTGCCGCGCTGCTGCTCGATCGCGGGATCGTCTATGCGCCCGACTATGTCGTCAACGCGGGCGGCATCATCAACGTGTCGGCGGAATATCTGGGCGAGGACGTCCGCGACGTCGAACTGCGCGTCGCCGAAATCGGCCCGCGGGTCGGCGCGCTGCTCGAACGCGCGGCGCGGGAACGGCGCTCGCCCGCGTTCGTCGCCGACGAAATGGCCGAAGAAGTGATCGCGGGCGCGCAGCGTGCGGCCGCCTGA
- a CDS encoding NAD(P)/FAD-dependent oxidoreductase has product MQFDVVIVGAGHGGAQVAVALRTQKFDGSIAIIGDEPELPYERPPLSKEYFAGEKEFERILLRPAKYWDEREVTMLLGQRVVSVDPAAHSVSTAAGQAIGYGKLVWATGGSPRMLPIAGGDLPGVQGVRTRADADAMKAASLTADQIVVIGGGYIGLEAAAVLRKAGKKVVLLEALDRVLARVAGTELSRFFEKEHRDHGVDLRLGVCVDAIEGDTRVTGVRLADGEVIPADLVIVGIGIVPAVEPLIAAGAADGNGVLVDRFCKTSLPDIFAIGDCAAHANDFAEGAVIRLESVQNANDQANVVAKHIVGDEVPYQAIPWFWSNQYDLKLQTAGLSTGHDQAVLRGDPASRSFSVVYLKAGKVIAIDCVNATKDYVQGRMIVTAGLRATPEQLADTETPLKALLPG; this is encoded by the coding sequence ATGCAGTTCGACGTGGTGATCGTTGGTGCCGGGCATGGCGGGGCCCAGGTGGCGGTGGCGCTGCGCACCCAGAAGTTCGACGGCAGCATCGCGATTATCGGCGACGAACCCGAGCTTCCCTACGAACGCCCGCCGCTGTCGAAGGAATATTTCGCAGGCGAGAAGGAGTTCGAGCGCATCCTGCTGCGCCCCGCCAAATATTGGGACGAGCGCGAGGTGACGATGCTGCTCGGCCAGCGCGTCGTTTCGGTCGATCCTGCCGCGCACAGCGTCTCCACCGCCGCGGGGCAGGCAATCGGATATGGCAAGCTCGTCTGGGCAACCGGCGGCAGCCCGCGGATGCTCCCCATCGCGGGCGGCGACCTGCCCGGCGTGCAGGGCGTGCGAACGCGCGCCGACGCCGATGCGATGAAGGCGGCGTCGCTGACTGCCGATCAGATCGTTGTCATCGGCGGCGGCTATATCGGGCTCGAGGCGGCCGCGGTGCTCCGCAAGGCGGGCAAGAAAGTCGTGTTGCTGGAGGCGCTTGACCGCGTGCTGGCGCGCGTCGCAGGGACCGAGCTCTCGCGCTTTTTCGAAAAGGAGCATCGCGATCATGGCGTCGATCTGCGCCTCGGCGTGTGCGTCGACGCGATCGAAGGCGACACCCGCGTCACCGGGGTGCGGCTGGCGGACGGCGAAGTGATCCCCGCCGACCTCGTCATCGTCGGCATAGGCATCGTGCCGGCGGTCGAACCGTTGATCGCCGCGGGCGCGGCGGACGGCAACGGTGTGCTCGTCGATCGTTTCTGCAAAACGAGCCTGCCCGACATCTTTGCGATCGGCGACTGCGCCGCGCACGCGAATGATTTTGCCGAAGGCGCGGTAATCCGCCTTGAATCGGTGCAGAACGCCAATGATCAGGCGAATGTCGTCGCCAAGCACATCGTCGGCGACGAAGTGCCGTATCAGGCGATCCCGTGGTTCTGGTCGAACCAATATGATCTGAAGCTCCAGACAGCGGGCCTTTCGACTGGGCACGATCAGGCGGTGCTGCGCGGCGATCCCGCCAGCCGAAGCTTTTCGGTCGTCTATCTCAAGGCGGGGAAGGTCATCGCCATCGATTGCGTCAATGCGACGAAGGATTATGTGCAGGGCCGGATGATCGTCACCGCCGGGCTTCGCGCGACGCCCGAGCAGCTTGCCGATACTGAAACGCCGCTGAAGGCGCTGCTCCCCGGCTAA
- a CDS encoding DUF4126 domain-containing protein — MGIVEILGVAGSLSLLAGWRLYLTILATGVAMHFGWLPLPEHLAALQVLANPWVLGVAAVGTIAEFLADKVAWVDSVWDAVHSVIRPLGGALLALALVDTSDPAWQVVAFLLGGGGALLSHGAKATTRAVVNVSPEPVSNAVVSTGEDVATGGLLALAIAFPPLAIVIAVLLAVAAVVVIIALRRLLRNIKTTLKKALGDAPSLDA, encoded by the coding sequence TTGGGAATCGTCGAGATTTTAGGGGTCGCAGGCAGCCTGAGTCTGCTCGCCGGCTGGCGGCTTTACCTCACCATATTGGCGACCGGAGTGGCGATGCATTTCGGCTGGTTGCCGCTCCCCGAACATCTGGCGGCGCTCCAGGTGCTCGCAAACCCGTGGGTGCTCGGCGTTGCTGCGGTCGGCACGATCGCCGAATTCCTGGCTGACAAAGTCGCCTGGGTCGATTCGGTGTGGGACGCGGTCCACAGCGTTATCCGTCCGCTGGGCGGCGCACTGCTCGCGCTGGCGCTCGTCGATACGTCGGACCCGGCGTGGCAGGTGGTCGCCTTCCTGCTCGGCGGCGGGGGCGCGCTACTGAGCCATGGCGCGAAGGCGACGACGCGCGCGGTCGTCAATGTCAGCCCCGAACCCGTCAGCAACGCGGTGGTATCGACGGGGGAAGATGTCGCGACCGGCGGTCTGCTCGCGCTCGCAATTGCGTTTCCGCCGCTCGCGATCGTTATCGCGGTCCTGCTTGCGGTCGCTGCGGTGGTGGTCATTATTGCGCTGCGCCGCCTGCTCCGCAACATCAAGACGACGCTCAAGAAAGCGCTGGGCGACGCGCCGTCGTTGGACGCTTAG
- a CDS encoding NUDIX hydrolase: protein MSDDIMPSVPEARLPDGAIPAATLVIMRPSDSGGADEILMVKRSANMAFAAGAVVFPGGRVDPDDHEVARRHAPDIDPADGAARVAALRETLEETGLAVGWPGLVERDVADVRRALLGGTLLSDILATRDERIALESLVPFARWCPNFKEARTFDTRFYAVAAPPHSHELTVEEAEHSHIFWASAAATLAMADRGEASVIFPTRRNLERLAQVPDFPGFSAHSRDYPVELITPWIEDRNGRSHLCIPPHLGYPVTSEPFDRVRRG from the coding sequence ATGAGCGATGACATTATGCCATCCGTGCCCGAGGCGCGCCTGCCCGATGGCGCCATTCCCGCCGCGACGCTGGTCATCATGCGGCCGTCGGACAGCGGCGGCGCCGACGAGATATTGATGGTCAAGCGGTCGGCGAACATGGCTTTCGCTGCCGGTGCAGTCGTCTTTCCCGGTGGCCGGGTCGATCCCGACGATCACGAAGTTGCGCGCCGCCACGCGCCGGATATTGATCCCGCGGACGGGGCCGCACGCGTTGCAGCGCTGCGCGAAACGCTGGAGGAAACCGGGCTGGCGGTCGGGTGGCCCGGCCTTGTCGAACGCGACGTCGCCGACGTGCGGCGTGCATTGCTGGGCGGAACGCTGCTGTCGGACATATTGGCGACGCGCGACGAGCGAATCGCATTGGAATCGCTCGTTCCTTTCGCGCGATGGTGTCCCAATTTCAAAGAGGCACGAACCTTCGACACGCGCTTTTATGCCGTCGCCGCGCCGCCGCACAGCCACGAACTCACCGTCGAAGAGGCCGAGCACAGCCATATTTTCTGGGCGAGCGCCGCGGCGACGCTGGCGATGGCCGACCGCGGCGAGGCATCAGTGATATTTCCAACGCGCCGGAATCTGGAGCGCCTCGCACAAGTGCCGGACTTCCCCGGTTTTTCTGCGCATTCGCGCGACTATCCGGTCGAACTCATTACGCCATGGATCGAAGATCGCAATGGCCGCTCGCACCTCTGCATCCCCCCGCATCTCGGCTATCCCGTGACCAGCGAGCCGTTCGACAGGGTGCGGCGTGGATGA
- a CDS encoding carbon-nitrogen hydrolase family protein has product MTGLTEDPPPAPLAALVQMTSGIDPAANLAVIDRAMAEAAAHGAAMVFLPEMSLLLDRDRARSATHIAAEAQSPWPQQLQEMAQRHGLWLHTGSMPLLADDGERRVNRSHVIAADGSIRARYDKIHMFDVQLPSGENWQESAAYAGGDALSVVETPLGTLGLSICYDLRFPELYRALVDRGATLIAVPAAFTVPTGEAHWHVLLRARAIETGCHIVAAAQCGQHADGRATYGHSLAVDPWGAVLADAARTDEANEKGYALTIVPIEAAAVEKARTAVPLSRSRAIRRIDL; this is encoded by the coding sequence ATGACCGGCTTGACCGAAGATCCGCCCCCTGCCCCGCTCGCCGCGCTGGTTCAAATGACCAGCGGTATCGATCCCGCGGCAAATCTGGCGGTGATCGACCGCGCGATGGCCGAAGCGGCCGCACATGGCGCGGCGATGGTCTTCCTGCCCGAAATGTCGCTTTTGCTCGACCGCGATCGCGCGCGGTCGGCTACGCACATCGCGGCCGAAGCACAAAGCCCGTGGCCGCAGCAGCTGCAGGAGATGGCGCAACGTCACGGCTTATGGCTGCACACGGGCTCGATGCCGCTGCTGGCCGACGATGGCGAACGGCGCGTCAACCGCAGCCATGTCATCGCCGCCGACGGCAGCATCCGTGCGCGGTACGACAAGATTCATATGTTTGACGTGCAGTTGCCATCGGGAGAGAACTGGCAGGAATCGGCGGCCTACGCCGGAGGCGACGCCTTGAGCGTCGTCGAGACTCCGCTCGGGACGCTGGGGCTCAGCATCTGTTACGATCTGCGCTTTCCCGAACTCTATCGCGCGCTGGTTGACAGGGGCGCGACGCTGATCGCGGTCCCCGCTGCCTTCACCGTTCCGACGGGCGAGGCGCATTGGCACGTTCTGCTGCGCGCGCGCGCGATCGAAACGGGATGCCATATCGTCGCCGCGGCGCAGTGCGGCCAGCACGCCGACGGCCGCGCGACCTACGGCCACAGTCTCGCGGTCGATCCTTGGGGCGCGGTCTTGGCCGATGCCGCACGGACGGATGAAGCGAACGAGAAGGGTTATGCGCTGACGATCGTACCGATCGAGGCCGCCGCGGTCGAAAAGGCGCGGACGGCGGTTCCGCTGAGCCGGTCGCGCGCGATCCGCCGCATCGACCTTTAG